The following are from one region of the Arcobacter defluvii genome:
- a CDS encoding FAD-binding and (Fe-S)-binding domain-containing protein, translating to MLDSKYQKFFDEISLKISKDKIFTDKLHTLAYGTDASFYRLIPKIVIKTDNAKEVQDIIELSNSMNLSITFRAGGTSLSGQAISDSILVITSRNFSNFKIATDASFISLEPALTGAQVNGLLARYSKKIGPDPASINAAMIGGIAANNASGMCCGISQNSYKTLKSMKLIFADGTKLDTACEESKNEFRKTHADFLKDLKSFSDDTKSNEELRAKIEKKFKIKNTCGYSLNALIDFDDEFEILQHLIIGSEGTLAFIEEVTYYTVEDLKDKASALIYFKDMNEACHAVTKLKLARDSKQIIVDAVELMDRAALRSIEQDPAMPKFIKDFDDEVTALLIETRAISDEKLNIQIAQIEDLLKEFSVKREIYFTKDEQEYTLYWKIRKGLFPAVGAVRITGTTVIIEDVAYPIEVLAQATLELQELFQKYGYSEALIFGHALEGNFHFVFTQDFSDAKEVKRYDNLMNEVVNSVAVKYQGSLKAEHGTGRNMAAFIEVEWGHDAYIMMKKIKSLFDPKGLLNPGVIINDDKEAHLKNLKTLPATNEIVDKCIECGFCEPTCPSNELTLTPRQRIVINREISRLESIGNHKEAKEYKKLYQYDGIETCATCSLCSTACPVKIDTGSLTKHLRAEQLTPGAKSIANFVANNFSGTLKGIRFGLHSANFMHKVLGTPSMETFTKTMRDLSRNSLPKWSITMPKGTNINLNFEQQVKDKKVVYFPSCISRTMGLNDVSKEEKELFDVTVELLQKANYQIIFPENLPNLCCGMPFSSKGFNEAAHTKSSELEEALLNASEFGEYPILCDTSPCTKKMMESFSHKLSIYEPIEFALTFLTKDLEFTPIDEPITIHTTCSSRKMGLEDKFKKLALLCSTNVIIPADVKCCGFAGDRGFNFPELNDSALRYLKKQTNGAKMAFSTSKTCEIGLSEKSGLDYNSIFYLINKVTKAKNL from the coding sequence ATGTTAGATAGCAAATACCAAAAATTTTTTGATGAGATTTCATTGAAAATCTCAAAAGATAAAATCTTCACAGATAAACTACACACTTTAGCATATGGAACGGATGCCTCTTTTTATAGATTGATTCCAAAGATTGTAATTAAAACTGATAACGCAAAAGAGGTTCAAGATATTATTGAATTATCTAATTCTATGAATTTAAGCATTACATTCAGAGCAGGTGGAACTTCACTTTCAGGTCAAGCAATTAGTGATTCTATTTTAGTTATAACTTCTAGAAATTTTTCAAACTTTAAAATAGCAACTGATGCAAGTTTTATCTCACTTGAACCAGCACTTACAGGTGCTCAAGTAAATGGATTATTAGCAAGATATTCTAAAAAAATTGGACCAGATCCAGCAAGTATAAATGCTGCTATGATTGGTGGAATTGCTGCAAATAATGCATCAGGAATGTGTTGTGGAATTTCTCAAAATTCTTATAAAACTTTAAAATCAATGAAATTAATCTTTGCAGATGGAACTAAACTTGATACAGCTTGTGAAGAGAGTAAAAATGAATTTAGAAAAACTCATGCAGATTTCCTAAAAGATTTAAAAAGCTTTTCAGATGATACAAAATCAAATGAAGAATTAAGAGCAAAAATTGAGAAAAAATTTAAAATCAAAAATACATGTGGTTACTCTTTAAATGCATTAATTGACTTTGATGATGAGTTTGAAATACTTCAACATTTAATAATAGGAAGTGAAGGAACTTTAGCATTTATTGAAGAAGTAACTTATTACACAGTTGAAGATTTAAAAGATAAAGCAAGTGCCTTGATTTATTTTAAAGATATGAATGAAGCCTGTCATGCAGTTACAAAACTAAAACTTGCAAGGGATTCTAAACAAATTATAGTTGATGCTGTTGAACTTATGGATAGAGCAGCTTTAAGAAGTATTGAACAAGACCCAGCAATGCCAAAATTTATAAAAGATTTTGATGATGAAGTAACTGCACTTTTAATTGAAACAAGAGCAATTAGTGATGAAAAACTAAATATCCAAATAGCACAAATAGAAGATTTATTAAAAGAATTTAGTGTAAAAAGAGAAATTTATTTTACAAAAGATGAACAAGAATACACACTATATTGGAAAATTAGAAAAGGATTATTCCCAGCTGTTGGAGCTGTAAGAATAACAGGAACAACAGTTATTATTGAAGATGTTGCTTATCCTATTGAAGTGTTAGCTCAAGCTACACTTGAACTTCAAGAATTATTCCAAAAATATGGTTATAGTGAAGCTTTAATTTTTGGGCATGCACTAGAAGGGAATTTCCACTTTGTATTTACACAAGATTTCTCTGATGCTAAAGAAGTAAAAAGATATGATAATTTGATGAATGAAGTTGTTAATTCAGTTGCAGTTAAATACCAAGGAAGCTTAAAAGCAGAACATGGAACTGGACGAAACATGGCTGCATTTATTGAAGTAGAGTGGGGACATGATGCATATATCATGATGAAAAAAATTAAATCTCTATTTGATCCAAAAGGTTTATTAAACCCAGGTGTTATAATAAATGATGATAAAGAAGCTCACTTAAAAAATCTAAAAACACTTCCAGCTACAAATGAAATTGTTGATAAATGTATTGAGTGTGGTTTCTGTGAACCAACTTGTCCATCAAATGAATTAACATTAACTCCAAGACAAAGAATTGTAATAAATAGAGAAATATCAAGACTTGAAAGTATTGGAAATCATAAAGAGGCAAAAGAGTATAAAAAACTTTATCAATATGATGGAATAGAAACATGTGCAACTTGTAGTTTATGTTCAACTGCATGTCCGGTTAAAATTGATACAGGAAGTTTAACTAAACATTTAAGAGCTGAACAACTAACTCCTGGGGCAAAATCAATTGCAAATTTTGTAGCAAATAATTTTAGTGGTACATTAAAAGGTATAAGATTTGGTCTTCATAGTGCAAACTTTATGCATAAAGTTTTAGGAACACCAAGTATGGAAACATTCACTAAAACTATGAGAGATTTAAGTAGAAATTCTTTACCAAAATGGTCTATAACAATGCCAAAAGGTACAAATATAAACTTAAACTTTGAGCAACAAGTAAAAGATAAAAAAGTAGTATATTTTCCATCATGTATTAGTAGAACAATGGGATTAAATGATGTTTCAAAAGAAGAAAAAGAACTATTTGATGTTACAGTTGAACTATTACAAAAAGCTAATTATCAAATCATTTTTCCCGAAAATTTACCAAATTTATGTTGTGGAATGCCATTTAGTTCAAAAGGATTTAATGAAGCAGCCCATACAAAATCAAGTGAGTTAGAAGAAGCACTTTTAAATGCAAGTGAATTTGGAGAGTATCCAATTTTATGTGATACAAGTCCTTGTACTAAAAAAATGATGGAAAGTTTTTCACATAAATTATCTATTTATGAACCAATAGAGTTTGCATTAACTTTTTTAACAAAAGATTTAGAATTTACTCCAATAGATGAACCAATAACTATTCACACAACTTGTAGTTCAAGAAAAATGGGGCTTGAAGATAAATTCAAAAAATTAGCACTTTTATGTTCAACAAATGTAATAATTCCAGCAGATGTAAAATGTTGTGGATTTGCAGGAGATAGAGGGTTTAATTTCCCTGAATTAAATGATTCTGCACTAAGATATTTAAAAAAGCAAACAAATGGTGCTAAAATGGCATTTTCTACAAGTAAAACTTGTGAAATAGGATTGAGCGAAAAATCTGGGCTTGATTATAACTCTATTTTTTATCTAATAAATAAAGTAACAAAAGCAAAAAATTTATAA
- a CDS encoding TRAP transporter large permease, translating into MIGIIMFFASLAMLLYGFPVAFTFAAVSLLFGVIAGIVEVGFDDGVWQGLVDGLDEGLGLFDFMPYRIMSIMQNTILMAVPMFIFMGIILQKTGLAEKLLESMGFLFGEVRGGVAISTVLVGTLLAASTGVVGASVVAMGVISLPVMMKYKYNLPLATGTICASGTLGQIIPPSIVLIILGDVFQVPVGDLFAAAVWPGLFLVGAYILFILIVSYFKKDMAPSIPKDPSRGSKSKQVISALIAIIPSLTLIILVLGSIFAGVATPTESSAVGCIGAILLAVLYKSFSINMVKEAAFESVKVTSMVFGILIGATAFSMVFTYTGGDEIVEHFMTNLPGDEKIAFILFTMLAIFILGFFIDFVEISYIIVPILVPIADALGISPVWFAILIAMNLQTSFLTPPFGFSLFYLKGVVPPNVRTIDIYKGVLPFIFIQVAVLLTLVFFPEFFGITQ; encoded by the coding sequence ATGATTGGTATAATTATGTTTTTTGCTTCATTAGCAATGTTACTATATGGTTTTCCTGTAGCATTTACTTTTGCAGCTGTCTCTTTACTATTTGGTGTAATTGCAGGAATTGTTGAGGTTGGTTTTGATGATGGAGTATGGCAAGGCTTAGTTGATGGACTTGATGAAGGTCTTGGGCTGTTTGATTTTATGCCATATAGAATTATGTCAATTATGCAAAATACTATTTTGATGGCTGTTCCTATGTTTATTTTTATGGGGATTATTCTACAAAAAACTGGACTTGCTGAAAAACTTTTAGAATCTATGGGTTTTTTATTTGGTGAAGTAAGAGGTGGAGTTGCTATTTCGACTGTACTTGTAGGAACTTTACTTGCTGCTTCTACAGGAGTTGTTGGAGCATCAGTTGTAGCTATGGGAGTTATTTCACTTCCAGTTATGATGAAATACAAATATAATTTACCCCTTGCAACTGGAACTATCTGTGCTTCTGGAACTTTAGGACAAATTATTCCACCTTCAATTGTTTTAATCATATTAGGAGATGTTTTCCAAGTTCCAGTTGGTGATTTATTTGCTGCTGCTGTTTGGCCTGGACTTTTTTTAGTAGGAGCTTATATTTTATTTATTTTGATTGTTTCATACTTTAAAAAAGATATGGCACCATCAATTCCAAAAGATCCATCAAGAGGTTCTAAATCAAAACAAGTAATAAGTGCTTTAATTGCAATTATTCCTTCTTTAACTTTAATTATTTTAGTTTTAGGTTCTATTTTTGCAGGAGTTGCAACACCAACTGAATCTTCAGCTGTTGGATGTATTGGAGCTATTTTACTTGCAGTTTTATATAAAAGTTTTTCAATTAATATGGTAAAAGAAGCAGCTTTTGAATCAGTAAAAGTAACTTCAATGGTATTTGGTATCTTAATTGGTGCAACAGCTTTCTCAATGGTATTTACTTATACTGGTGGAGATGAGATTGTTGAACATTTTATGACAAATTTACCTGGTGATGAAAAAATTGCCTTTATTTTATTTACTATGTTAGCTATTTTTATTTTAGGATTCTTTATTGATTTTGTTGAAATTTCATATATTATTGTTCCAATTTTAGTACCAATAGCTGATGCTTTAGGAATAAGTCCTGTTTGGTTTGCGATTTTAATTGCGATGAATTTACAAACATCATTTTTAACACCGCCATTTGGATTCTCCCTTTTCTATCTAAAAGGAGTAGTTCCACCAAATGTAAGAACAATAGATATTTATAAAGGTGTGTTACCATTTATTTTTATACAAGTGGCTGTTTTACTAACCCTTGTATTTTTCCCAGAATTTTTTGGAATAACACAGTAA
- a CDS encoding TRAP transporter small permease subunit — protein MLLKLERGFDKFADIIGYFTAFIMVLMILNVTYDVVMRYFFHTGSIAMQEMEWHLFSVIILLGISYTLKEDGHVRVDLIYDRLTNKKKAKINMVGVVLFIIPVALLIAVESIPFVIESFTSHEQSGDPGGLPFRWIVKSLIPLSFFLLIITSIGFFIKNLNVYIGLHDMDGYNLKGEIENLKNELNKHTHHVVDIDGKEENK, from the coding sequence ATGTTGTTAAAACTAGAACGAGGTTTTGATAAATTTGCTGATATTATAGGCTATTTTACTGCTTTTATAATGGTACTTATGATTTTAAATGTAACTTATGACGTAGTCATGAGATACTTTTTTCATACAGGAAGTATCGCTATGCAAGAGATGGAATGGCATCTATTCTCAGTTATTATTTTATTAGGAATATCTTATACATTAAAAGAAGATGGGCATGTAAGAGTTGATTTAATCTATGATAGATTGACAAATAAAAAGAAAGCAAAAATTAATATGGTTGGAGTTGTTTTATTTATAATTCCTGTCGCTTTACTAATTGCAGTTGAATCTATTCCATTTGTTATTGAATCTTTCACATCACATGAACAAAGTGGAGATCCAGGTGGGCTTCCTTTTAGATGGATTGTAAAATCATTAATTCCCTTATCATTTTTCTTATTGATTATTACATCAATTGGATTTTTTATAAAAAATCTAAATGTTTACATAGGTTTGCATGATATGGATGGATATAATCTAAAAGGTGAAATAGAAAATTTAAAAAATGAATTAAATAAACATACACATCATGTAGTTGATATTGATGGAAAAGAGGAAAACAAATGA
- a CDS encoding TRAP transporter substrate-binding protein codes for MLKKTTKLLVTSALIAGLATVANAAEKVKWTLATTWGSTLNPFIDAPVNMAKLVEEMSDGRFKIRIDAANKHKSPLGILDMVKGGQYDMGHSASYYWKGKDVELLPFTTMPFGMTAPEQYAWFYYGGGMELMQKAYKKHGVLSFPGGNTGNQMGGWFRKEINSLDDLKGLKMRIPGFAGEVMAKLGLTVTNIAPGELYTSLERGTIDALEWVGPGMDINMGFHKIAPYYYTGWHEPATELQFLINEKSYAKLPKDLQQILLTAMRVSAYDMYIQNYHMSSEAWDTMLKEYPNIKVKTFPKPVMDAMKKANDELLTELKAQSPLLKETLESQEAYQKKSRKWTEMSDYLYLKDNL; via the coding sequence ATGTTAAAAAAAACTACAAAACTACTTGTTACATCTGCACTTATTGCAGGGTTAGCTACAGTTGCAAATGCAGCAGAAAAAGTAAAATGGACACTAGCAACAACTTGGGGTTCAACTCTTAATCCATTTATTGATGCACCAGTAAATATGGCAAAACTTGTAGAAGAAATGTCAGATGGAAGATTTAAAATAAGAATTGATGCAGCTAATAAACACAAATCACCACTTGGTATTTTAGATATGGTAAAAGGTGGTCAATATGATATGGGACACTCAGCATCATACTATTGGAAAGGTAAAGATGTTGAATTATTACCTTTTACAACTATGCCTTTTGGTATGACTGCACCTGAACAATACGCTTGGTTTTACTATGGTGGAGGAATGGAGTTAATGCAGAAAGCCTATAAAAAACATGGTGTTTTATCTTTTCCAGGTGGAAATACTGGTAACCAAATGGGTGGTTGGTTTAGAAAAGAAATTAACTCACTTGATGACTTAAAAGGTCTAAAAATGAGAATTCCAGGATTTGCTGGAGAAGTTATGGCAAAACTAGGACTAACAGTTACAAACATTGCTCCAGGTGAACTTTATACTTCACTAGAACGAGGAACTATTGATGCATTAGAATGGGTTGGCCCAGGTATGGATATAAATATGGGGTTCCACAAAATTGCACCATATTATTATACAGGTTGGCATGAACCAGCTACTGAATTACAATTTTTGATAAATGAAAAATCTTATGCAAAATTACCAAAAGATTTACAACAAATTTTATTAACGGCTATGAGAGTAAGTGCTTATGATATGTATATTCAAAACTATCATATGAGTAGTGAAGCTTGGGATACAATGTTAAAAGAGTATCCAAATATAAAAGTTAAAACTTTCCCAAAACCAGTTATGGATGCTATGAAAAAAGCTAATGATGAGTTATTAACAGAATTAAAAGCTCAATCACCATTATTAAAAGAGACTTTAGAATCTCAAGAAGCTTACCAAAAAAAATCTAGAAAATGGACAGAAATGTCAGACTATTTATACCTAAAAGACAATTTATAA
- a CDS encoding response regulator transcription factor codes for MLKKIREFYDNVPVIIISSTVELDIIKKSYSFGCNDYLKKPFFIDELEIKVDKFCNIPNNEVIFNDNCSFNFNESFISIAGSKKNLTEKENLLVNLFLLNKNKLVSYESIQNYVWKGEYASIDAIRTLIRRLRKKMDNSTIKSSSNRGYIMMVNSY; via the coding sequence ATACTTAAAAAGATTAGAGAATTTTACGATAATGTTCCAGTTATAATTATTTCATCAACTGTTGAGCTTGATATTATAAAAAAATCATATAGTTTTGGTTGTAATGACTATCTAAAAAAACCTTTTTTTATAGATGAATTAGAAATTAAAGTTGATAAGTTTTGTAATATTCCTAATAATGAAGTTATTTTTAATGATAATTGTTCATTTAATTTTAATGAAAGTTTTATTTCAATTGCTGGTAGTAAAAAAAATCTTACTGAAAAAGAAAATTTACTTGTAAATTTATTTTTATTAAATAAAAATAAATTAGTGAGTTATGAAAGCATACAAAATTATGTTTGGAAAGGTGAATATGCTTCAATAGATGCTATAAGAACACTTATTCGAAGATTGAGAAAAAAAATGGATAATTCAACAATAAAATCATCTTCAAATAGAGGCTATATTATGATGGTTAACTCCTATTAA
- a CDS encoding response regulator transcription factor, whose protein sequence is MKILLLEDNKKLNETITKRLKLKGYNVLSFIDGKEAFEKITEGFSCFILDINVPNIDGIKILKKIREFYSSLPVIIISASVELDVIKEAYDFGCNDFLKKPFFIDELEIKIEKLCKIQNEKIYFDENSYFDFKSALIVINDVEIRLTKKEKLLINLFLTKKNQVISYESIENYVWEGNFASLESIRSLVRRLRKIFNNEYIQTIVDTGYIFKCS, encoded by the coding sequence ATGAAGATTTTACTTTTAGAAGATAATAAAAAACTAAATGAAACGATAACAAAAAGATTGAAATTAAAAGGTTACAATGTATTATCTTTTATTGATGGAAAAGAAGCTTTTGAGAAGATAACTGAAGGATTTTCATGTTTTATTTTAGATATAAATGTACCAAATATTGATGGTATAAAAATACTTAAAAAGATTAGAGAATTTTATAGTTCACTTCCTGTTATTATAATAAGTGCAAGCGTTGAACTTGATGTTATAAAAGAAGCTTACGATTTTGGTTGTAATGATTTTCTAAAAAAACCATTTTTTATAGATGAATTAGAGATAAAAATAGAAAAACTTTGTAAGATACAAAATGAGAAAATCTATTTTGATGAAAACTCTTATTTTGATTTTAAATCAGCTTTAATTGTAATAAATGATGTTGAAATAAGATTAACAAAAAAAGAAAAACTCTTGATAAATCTTTTTTTAACTAAAAAAAATCAAGTTATTTCTTATGAATCTATAGAAAATTACGTTTGGGAAGGAAATTTTGCTTCACTTGAATCAATAAGAAGTTTAGTAAGACGCCTTAGAAAAATTTTTAACAATGAATATATCCAAACAATAGTTGATACTGGTTATATATTTAAATGTTCTTAA
- a CDS encoding sensor histidine kinase gives MMRFILLFSILFFNYLFASSKEVLLIHSYHKGYIWSDDISKTIEKNFKPIKDIELTTVYMDTKRIDTPEYISNLVKLYKQQFEHRKFDLIIVSDNNAFDFMIKYHEYLFKNIPVVFCGINNFDKVLLHENDMKNYMTGVAEEVDVAKNIELISKLHPNLKNLLIINDKSTTGFAVKRDLNPIIEKYSKKFNIEYTDNLEINNLKEKVSNLDKTNSAILFVLLFKDTTGKYFTYKQSFQEVKKVSQVPIYGLWDFYLNDGIVGGLLTSAVAQGEAVSKMALKILNGEKPKDIPILEKSPNLYMFDYNELKKFSINISDFVNDPIIINEPSSIYKEHYKFFIISILTILILSIIVIILKANIQRREKVELELSNRLEFDKVLLDTIPNPIYYKNIDGKFLGCNTSFETLVNSTRDEIIGKTAFDFFPYKVAYANTQMDKELLKTFSTGTSEFTFYTNSNEMKHIILNKAVYKNIDGSIGGIVCIMDDISERVQQKQFLIQQSKLAEMGDMIAAIAHQWNEPLVELSALVQDIQTSYLLNELKDVDVKDFVNDSMVQIKYMSKTLSDFRNFLKPSTKKKLFSISKALNEINEIIGKQIFYSNIKMSFNYKNENEELLIYGYENEFKQVLLNLINNAKNKIVEKYKDNDKKTKIDINIQRCTNYNTIEIIDDGGRIEEKIIKSIFEPYFTTKENGTGLGLYMAKVIVEDKMRGTINVKNDGENVIFTIKLPHKKV, from the coding sequence ATGATGAGGTTTATTTTACTATTTAGCATTCTTTTTTTTAATTATCTCTTTGCTTCTAGCAAAGAGGTTCTTCTAATTCACTCTTATCATAAAGGTTATATTTGGAGTGATGATATTTCAAAAACGATAGAAAAAAACTTCAAACCAATAAAAGATATTGAATTAACAACTGTTTATATGGATACAAAAAGAATTGATACACCAGAATATATATCTAATCTAGTAAAATTATATAAACAGCAATTCGAACATAGAAAGTTCGATTTGATTATTGTTAGTGATAATAATGCTTTTGATTTTATGATTAAATATCATGAATACCTTTTTAAAAATATTCCTGTAGTTTTTTGTGGAATAAACAACTTTGATAAAGTTTTACTTCATGAAAATGATATGAAAAACTATATGACAGGAGTTGCAGAAGAAGTTGATGTTGCAAAAAATATAGAACTTATTTCAAAACTTCATCCAAATCTAAAAAATCTTCTAATAATAAATGATAAATCAACAACTGGTTTTGCTGTAAAAAGAGATTTAAATCCAATAATTGAAAAATATTCAAAAAAATTCAATATTGAATATACAGATAATCTTGAAATAAATAATCTAAAAGAAAAAGTATCTAATTTGGATAAAACAAATAGTGCAATTTTATTTGTACTTTTATTCAAAGATACAACAGGAAAATATTTTACCTACAAACAAAGTTTTCAGGAGGTAAAAAAAGTAAGTCAAGTACCAATTTATGGACTTTGGGATTTTTATCTAAATGATGGAATAGTTGGAGGTCTTTTAACATCAGCTGTAGCACAAGGTGAAGCAGTTTCAAAAATGGCATTAAAAATATTAAATGGGGAAAAACCAAAAGATATACCTATTTTAGAAAAATCACCAAATCTTTATATGTTTGATTATAATGAATTAAAAAAATTTAGTATAAATATTTCAGATTTTGTAAATGACCCAATAATTATAAATGAACCAAGTTCTATATATAAAGAACATTATAAATTTTTTATAATATCAATTCTTACAATTTTAATATTAAGTATTATAGTAATTATATTAAAAGCGAATATTCAAAGAAGAGAAAAAGTAGAATTAGAACTCTCTAATAGACTTGAATTTGATAAAGTCTTACTTGATACTATTCCAAATCCAATTTATTATAAAAATATTGATGGCAAATTTTTAGGATGCAATACAAGTTTTGAAACTTTAGTAAATAGCACAAGAGATGAAATTATAGGAAAAACTGCTTTTGATTTTTTTCCATATAAAGTCGCATATGCAAATACACAAATGGATAAAGAGTTATTAAAAACTTTTTCAACTGGAACATCAGAATTTACTTTTTATACAAATTCTAATGAGATGAAACATATTATTTTAAATAAAGCTGTTTATAAAAATATAGATGGAAGTATAGGTGGAATTGTTTGTATTATGGATGATATAAGTGAACGTGTTCAACAAAAACAATTTTTAATTCAACAAAGCAAATTAGCAGAAATGGGAGATATGATTGCTGCCATTGCTCATCAATGGAATGAACCATTAGTTGAATTATCCGCACTTGTACAAGATATTCAAACTTCATATTTATTAAATGAATTAAAAGATGTTGATGTAAAAGATTTTGTAAATGATTCTATGGTTCAAATAAAATATATGTCAAAAACACTAAGTGATTTTAGAAATTTTTTAAAACCTTCAACAAAGAAAAAACTATTTTCCATCTCAAAAGCTTTAAATGAAATAAATGAAATTATTGGAAAACAAATATTTTATTCTAATATAAAAATGAGTTTTAATTACAAAAATGAAAATGAAGAACTACTAATCTATGGTTATGAAAATGAATTTAAACAAGTCTTATTAAATTTAATAAATAATGCAAAAAATAAAATTGTAGAAAAATATAAAGATAATGATAAAAAAACAAAAATTGATATAAATATTCAAAGATGTACAAATTATAATACAATTGAAATTATAGATGATGGTGGAAGAATAGAAGAAAAAATCATAAAATCTATATTTGAACCATATTTCACAACAAAAGAAAATGGAACAGGACTTGGACTTTATATGGCAAAGGTTATTGTTGAAGATAAAATGAGAGGAACAATAAACGTAAAAAATGATGGTGAAAATGTAATTTTCACTATAAAACTTCCTCATAAAAAGGTTTAA
- a CDS encoding LutC/YkgG family protein — protein MTSKEKILNAIRENNVVKDVKLPSYDNFGIKFEDKFQTFSTMIESVGGKALIIDKKDLDQTIKDLYPEEKQIASNVDFCNLGNFYANSFEDAHDLKDIDLAVVKGNFAVAENGAIWMKNPSNRHRALYFIAQNIVIVIDENDILNNMHEAYEKISFENQGYGVFISGPSKTADIEQSLVIGAHGPKSGYVIFVKS, from the coding sequence ATGACTAGTAAAGAAAAAATCTTAAATGCAATTAGAGAAAACAATGTCGTAAAAGATGTAAAACTTCCTTCATATGATAATTTTGGAATAAAATTTGAAGATAAATTTCAAACATTTTCTACAATGATTGAAAGTGTTGGTGGGAAAGCTTTAATTATTGATAAAAAAGATTTAGACCAAACTATAAAAGATTTATATCCAGAAGAAAAACAAATAGCTTCTAATGTAGATTTTTGTAATTTAGGAAATTTTTATGCAAATAGCTTTGAAGATGCTCATGATTTAAAAGATATTGATTTAGCTGTTGTAAAAGGAAATTTTGCAGTTGCAGAAAATGGTGCAATTTGGATGAAAAATCCATCAAATAGACATAGAGCTTTATATTTTATCGCACAAAATATCGTAATTGTTATAGATGAAAATGATATTTTAAATAATATGCATGAAGCATATGAGAAAATCTCTTTTGAAAACCAAGGTTATGGTGTATTTATTTCAGGTCCATCTAAAACTGCAGATATTGAACAATCACTTGTTATTGGAGCACATGGTCCAAAATCTGGATATGTGATTTTTGTGAAATCTTGA